In Alicyclobacillus acidocaldarius subsp. acidocaldarius DSM 446, a single window of DNA contains:
- a CDS encoding prepilin peptidase — protein sequence MACLLEAAFHDLRTETIPWWLTIYGSVVGVLLHALFQGVMGGLNSFIACAVWFALAELLWRVSPIGGGDLNLLAMSAAYTGLVGPVLIYLLAGIVQIGVYVAAFARGDMRFQRPFAPAILGGACLMLLWQLTVVIK from the coding sequence TTGGCTTGTTTGTTGGAGGCGGCGTTCCATGACCTGCGCACGGAGACCATCCCGTGGTGGCTCACGATCTACGGGAGTGTGGTGGGTGTCCTATTGCACGCGTTGTTCCAGGGCGTGATGGGCGGTCTGAATAGCTTCATCGCCTGTGCCGTATGGTTTGCCCTTGCTGAACTTTTGTGGCGGGTGTCGCCGATCGGTGGTGGCGATCTCAATCTTCTTGCCATGTCGGCAGCATACACCGGACTTGTGGGTCCAGTACTCATCTATCTGCTGGCAGGGATCGTGCAAATTGGCGTGTACGTGGCGGCCTTCGCACGCGGCGATATGCGCTTTCAGCGTCCGTTTGCACCCGCGATCTTGGGCGGGGCGTGCCTCATGCTCCTGTGGCAACTCACGGTGGTGATCAAATGA
- a CDS encoding ATPase, T2SS/T4P/T4SS family, with translation MRPSVDDAPRRALNLNVASIESYKRALLQELSRETDFLSQVPDRTAMAWQLATLSRRVNIPTEVQRTVIDAILADVYDYSILTELKARPKVTTIWVAGDRWVEYREGGVIKRWHRRFENLEDVYRFIEHKLTGTPFRYARNVPEIDAILSDGSRFHVKQGPCGITVEAGEGRRVVQTLPLITIRQFVYPYPLRELVKDPWLYKYLSLLPLLGESLLVTGAQESGKTTMLNALTAFLPPCRLIIIEEAPEMQPQHPDTIRLWSRGVVGTQGYVSMAQNLKASLRMTGDAMLVGEVRDPEVLWIFLEMANLGLIWVATTLHASSAEDALLRVRMLGISAPPRPAEDTVAYQLARGITHVIHLERNGEYRGVVEVREITGFENGRILSRPVFVRDARTGDFIFHGVSERFKAKALAQGVSLEGLA, from the coding sequence ATGCGTCCAAGCGTTGACGATGCGCCACGGCGCGCGCTGAACCTGAACGTGGCGTCGATCGAATCCTACAAGCGCGCCTTGTTGCAGGAGCTGAGCAGGGAGACGGACTTCCTGTCACAAGTGCCCGACCGCACGGCGATGGCCTGGCAGTTGGCGACGCTCTCAAGGCGTGTGAACATCCCAACGGAAGTTCAGCGTACCGTGATCGACGCCATCTTGGCGGATGTGTACGACTATAGCATTCTCACGGAGCTTAAGGCCCGGCCCAAGGTGACGACGATTTGGGTCGCGGGCGATCGATGGGTCGAGTATCGCGAGGGCGGCGTGATCAAACGCTGGCATCGGCGCTTTGAAAACCTGGAAGACGTGTATCGATTCATCGAGCACAAACTCACCGGGACGCCGTTCCGATACGCCCGCAATGTGCCGGAGATCGACGCCATTCTGTCCGACGGCTCCCGTTTCCATGTGAAGCAGGGACCTTGCGGAATCACGGTCGAGGCTGGCGAAGGGCGGCGCGTGGTGCAGACGTTGCCGCTCATCACGATTCGGCAGTTTGTCTATCCGTATCCGTTAAGGGAACTGGTCAAGGATCCGTGGCTATACAAGTACTTGTCGCTGTTGCCTCTGCTCGGAGAATCGCTGTTGGTGACGGGCGCTCAGGAGTCGGGCAAAACGACCATGCTGAACGCCCTGACGGCGTTTCTGCCGCCGTGTCGGCTCATCATCATCGAGGAAGCGCCGGAGATGCAGCCTCAGCATCCCGACACGATCCGCCTCTGGAGCCGCGGCGTGGTAGGGACGCAAGGCTATGTGTCGATGGCGCAAAACCTAAAGGCTTCTTTACGAATGACAGGCGACGCGATGCTCGTGGGCGAGGTGCGAGACCCCGAGGTGTTGTGGATCTTCTTGGAGATGGCAAACCTCGGACTGATATGGGTGGCGACCACGCTCCATGCCTCGTCGGCGGAGGACGCCTTGCTCAGAGTGCGGATGCTCGGGATTTCGGCGCCGCCCCGTCCTGCGGAGGATACGGTGGCGTACCAGTTGGCCCGGGGCATCACACACGTCATCCACTTGGAGCGTAACGGGGAGTACCGCGGCGTCGTCGAGGTGCGCGAGATCACAGGATTTGAGAACGGTCGGATTCTTTCGCGGCCCGTGTTTGTGCGCGACGCGCGCACGGGCGACTTTATCTTCCACGGGGTGTCGGAACGCTTCAAGGCGAAGGCCTTGGCCCAAGGCGTGTCCCTGGAGGGATTGGCATGA
- a CDS encoding type II secretion system F family protein, which translates to MKTAALSALAVSGFLLWLVPWIQRLETWWHRRVFVELRFQSSLRQWERRLGDWLRRSQVKLTARQFLLFLFFAAVLLPLMIWGGMHSLTFGVVVGWSMAVYMAMYPWQKRKRFEDDLRFGLRRVKMLMASLYERGITPEDMLPLLISATDGALRQLLERAYQRMQTTDTLADALTWMAQETGLAEMRQLASVWIQAGRYEGTSLETQLKQMAVDERAQFLFNLEKRAERKRMSVLFEVIAFIALPTIFLVGILILMRAWAAFEHMSGF; encoded by the coding sequence ATGAAGACAGCGGCATTGTCTGCTCTCGCAGTGTCGGGGTTTCTCCTTTGGTTGGTGCCTTGGATTCAGCGCCTGGAGACGTGGTGGCACCGCCGGGTGTTCGTCGAGCTGCGATTTCAAAGTAGCTTGCGACAATGGGAGCGCCGTCTCGGGGATTGGCTCAGGCGATCACAGGTGAAACTCACGGCGCGGCAGTTTCTCCTGTTCTTGTTCTTCGCGGCGGTGTTGCTCCCTCTCATGATCTGGGGCGGTATGCACAGTCTGACGTTTGGCGTCGTTGTGGGCTGGAGCATGGCCGTGTACATGGCGATGTACCCCTGGCAGAAGCGCAAGCGGTTCGAGGACGACCTTCGCTTTGGGCTTCGACGCGTGAAGATGCTGATGGCTTCCCTCTATGAACGCGGCATCACGCCGGAGGACATGCTGCCGCTTCTCATCTCGGCGACAGACGGTGCGCTGAGGCAACTCTTGGAGCGGGCGTATCAGCGGATGCAGACAACTGACACACTCGCGGATGCTCTCACATGGATGGCACAAGAAACGGGACTTGCCGAGATGCGCCAGCTTGCGTCGGTCTGGATCCAGGCTGGGCGATACGAAGGGACGTCGCTTGAAACGCAGCTCAAGCAGATGGCGGTCGATGAGCGGGCGCAGTTTTTGTTTAACCTGGAGAAGCGCGCGGAGAGGAAGCGCATGAGCGTACTGTTTGAGGTGATTGCGTTCATTGCGCTGCCGACGATTTTTCTTGTGGGGATCCTGATTCTCATGCGGGCGTGGGCGGCGTTTGAGCACATGAGTGGTTTCTAA
- a CDS encoding type II secretion system F family protein, whose product MTGMAILVLVISLGLVWWTPFISRWETREKRKPFLTEGRLPVQTPSYVERFQAELERWGWSVSKRVITLAWTGLALVGALLPQVFGDPIWMSFGLAALCACLPFPVFRVLKTRYVWRVEKGLRETALPLGLSVLEATEDVGLAIEDILRHGKDPVIQREFEAIRARVQALGLPPEDALVEHAMQSGVPAFQWLAQYTRTLKRYGANPSTIWRDVLTDLQDQAQFRSMMRAKTAFYRYGAYVFGAGGLFGLMAFYHAYAQSLIGFVPWALLAWAVLVGVGVYRMARLS is encoded by the coding sequence ATGACGGGCATGGCCATTCTGGTGCTCGTGATTTCGCTGGGGCTCGTCTGGTGGACTCCCTTCATCTCGCGCTGGGAGACGCGCGAGAAACGCAAGCCGTTTCTCACGGAGGGCCGTCTGCCCGTCCAAACACCTTCCTACGTCGAGCGATTTCAAGCGGAGCTCGAGCGCTGGGGGTGGAGCGTCTCGAAACGCGTGATTACGCTCGCGTGGACAGGCTTAGCCTTGGTGGGCGCTCTGCTTCCGCAGGTGTTCGGCGACCCGATCTGGATGTCGTTCGGGCTCGCGGCGCTGTGCGCCTGTTTGCCGTTTCCTGTGTTTCGCGTGCTCAAGACGCGTTACGTGTGGCGGGTCGAAAAAGGACTGCGTGAGACGGCGCTGCCGCTGGGACTCTCGGTGCTCGAAGCGACGGAGGATGTAGGACTGGCGATTGAGGACATCCTGCGCCACGGCAAAGATCCTGTGATTCAACGAGAGTTCGAGGCGATTCGGGCGCGCGTCCAGGCGCTCGGGCTGCCGCCTGAAGACGCCCTGGTGGAACACGCGATGCAGTCCGGCGTCCCCGCCTTTCAATGGCTGGCCCAGTACACGCGGACACTCAAACGCTACGGTGCGAATCCGTCGACGATCTGGCGCGACGTGTTGACCGATCTGCAGGACCAGGCGCAGTTTCGCAGCATGATGAGGGCGAAGACCGCGTTCTACCGCTACGGTGCGTATGTGTTCGGCGCGGGAGGACTCTTCGGACTCATGGCGTTCTATCACGCGTATGCCCAGAGTCTCATCGGGTTTGTGCCGTGGGCGCTGTTGGCCTGGGCTGTGCTTGTCGGCGTGGGGGTTTATCGGATGGCGAGGTTGAGTTGA